One Danio rerio strain Tuebingen ecotype United States chromosome 9, GRCz12tu, whole genome shotgun sequence genomic region harbors:
- the parp14rs3 gene encoding protein mono-ADP-ribosyltransferase PARP14 isoform X4: protein MEGRSLLLEGLPDDFHKLKPKLELYFRNKRRSGGEILHLREHEEDRRKALLDYLQEEDLQKVLDTRVHTVTLKGYGEVELTVKLPEQKNRPAELKTPEDSLQHKVSALQEETAVRHHTDRDCETPDVLISSSRSLNKETLQMYIEQFTEHFELARHGNNSWILKLYSQSDVNSFMKKCTSKQLQGRDIGVTRMERTDSVLLRGDLEPLSEDILTLYFNNKKRSGGGETQAFIWINRRNSAVLTFTNADDAYAVVEQKHSVSGTDVQAYLFYSSLQKALTGEKPNLTEISTKLKIPVSEDLLRFWESDERNRKQLESKAERLQAKVLMDSRAAAGEITLEMNISVNTLAALHIAPYWKTRTSRGIEAILSRFDTAELSVETEVWRRAEDACRRCKTADTALSYSENRSAVAIAGEKDQVRILSEQIRLLVENAAAELEQERNTVQIRLDNRETFELICEHLRGDLPQVDLSYDEEQQAVSLRGLKESVDSAQTLIRQAQQSFITHRIMLSAALQHFTQSVELRQLEGELLPKHTPARLLDCKDGLGLVLEKKHLQATEDRIRQILEEQVIQLSSGQCDEKWTRFLGSLQKQSSPGVSITTADTQITICGFSNAVAEAAGKVKRYLEQREPTTESVLLRSEREAEFVEACLRLSELPELQSLSATVLVHRTADGPRLKVTADKQHIQEAVEVVQKQLAAIIVEKHEYGRAGEAKILEKHRVAVRTKAQERRCGLFLSQKPPAASAPPLSFTHRIGKRMSLSITEGALQHLAADAFLCPLDSKLGFSDPVAQAVLRFRGESIADTCGTQKSPQPGDVLLGSAGRLGVGMLLLAVLPQKGQPQDSQRLQSAVCNSLRKAEEHSCSSIALPPVGCGTFGFSVTESCMAIRAAVLQISQSPLKNLRNVTIVAPDQRMLEEFNTRIQELGFPLQPVKRRRGSDRRVLINGVPILLKKGDITKEAADVIVNSTNKTLDLNTGVSGAILKAAGRSVVDECKKRAPLPAGGVLLTSAGDLQCRSIAQMVGPENITDITHSLGKILNLCEEKQATSLAIPAIGTGRGGFSPRDSMRAMLTALQTHLTEPNSSTLSRITVLALQQDTFQAFRHCFKEWNQPTHGKMPENQVKIRNTTIEVRKGSITTESVRGIVNTTNRDMSRRGGVSGAIFKAAGASVEQECRKHGPLQGDDAAVTAAGLLHCDLILHMLGPHSAAESRTRVRKVLERCEEKQITTVSFPAIGTGGGGVQPVDAATAMLQGFADHLTKSTSSVVKLIYIVIDRDNILQEFLNGLKTWRANTETSRDEDNEDEEDCSSSSDPEADEAVEVFLGPLTIRVSCGDITKVKVEAVVNSTNTSLNLSSGVSGAILKASGPTVVKECKAKAPQPEDGVVLTRAGNLTNCTHIVHMVGQTSRTGIRSSMAKVLKTCEENHIRSVSFPALGTGAGHLPAAAVADAMTTALADFVKDSPKHLNRVHIVIFQPKLLPDFQKAVRSCRRMMVSAGQVKVKPLPALCLARESAAVSFPVMEMEVYGTSRTQLAEVKSLLDDLLSEESESKDLQSRHIADLTESDAEAVVKLSRAGQVRVQMESLEQLTVSGRREEVLEAALKISLLLQEAQERAARGAAVQRLRDILSWEKLTGERWTPLDPSVSYDMELAFHRQQKSFQFQQDGEMFTVDFSCMELRCSAQETTRVRRSLRGDSDTAIIHPPPTWSKMDGRDWAVVTLQSHSEEYQRIEAEFVRSSKHPGVRPVQVQQIDRVQSQSQWQRYSVLKQAVDKKYPTQSNERLLYHGTTREISHKINKNGFNRSFCGRNAVAHGDGTYFARDAWYSCQDQYSSVDGSGLRCVYRARVVTGAMCKSRAGMKEPEPLDATDPQAGLHDCAVDSLQKPFIFVVFCDAGAYPEYLITFKSI, encoded by the exons AAACAGCAGTCAGGCATCATACAG ACAGGGACTGTGAGACTCCTGATGTGCTGATCTCCAGCTCTCGCTCGCTCAATAAGGAAACTCTGCAGATGTATATTGAGCAGTTTACAGAACACTTCGAGCTCGCCAGACACGGAAACAACAGCTGGATCCTCAAGCTCTACAGTCAGTCAG ATGTGAACTCATTCATGAAGAAATGCACATCGAAGCAGCTCCAAGGGCGAGACATCGGGGTGACGCGGATGGAGCGGACTGATTCGGTCCTGCTTCGTGGAGATCTGGAGCCGCTCAGCGAAGACATTCTCACACTTTACTTTAACAACAAGAAGAGGAGCGGCGGAGGAGAAACGCAAGCCTTCATCTGGATCAACAGGAGGAACAGCGCCGTCCTCACCTTCACTAACGCTGACG ATGCGTATGCAGTGGTGGAACAAAAGCACAGTGTTAGCGGCACAGATGTTCAGGCTTACCTGTTCTACTCGAGTCTGCAAAAGGCTTTAACTGGAGAAAAACCGAATCTGACGGAGATCAGCACGAAGCTGAAGATTCCTGTCAGCGAAGACCTGCTGCGCTTCTGGGAGAGTGACGAGCGCAATCGCAAACAGCTGGAGAGCAAAGCGGAGCGGCTGCAGGCTAAAGTGCTGATGGACAGCAGAGCGGCGGCCGGAGAGATAACTCTGGAGATGAACATTAGTGTAAACACACTGGCGGCTCTGCACATCGCCCCCTACTGGAAGACCCGCACCTCCAGGGGAATAGAAGCCATCCTGAGTCGATTTGACACCGCGGAGCTGAGCGTGGAGACGGAGGTCTGGAGGAGAGCAGAGGATGCCTGCCGCCGCTGCAAGACAGCCGATACGGCACTCTCATACAGTGAAAACCGGTCTGCAGTCGCCATCGCTGGAGAAAAAGACCAGGTCAGGATCCTCTCAGAGCAGATCCGGCTGCTGGTGGAGAACGCAGCCGCAGAGCTGGAGCAGGAGAGAAACACGGTGCAGATCCGGCTGGACAACAGAGAGACGTTTGAGCTCATCTGCGAGCACCTGCGGGGGGATCTGCCACAGGTGGATCTGTCCTATGATGAGGAGCAGCAGGCGGTTTCCCTCCGAGGACTGAAGGAGAGCGTGGATTCAGCACAGACGCTCATCAGACAGGCTCAGCAGAGCTTCATCACGCACCGGATCATGCTTTCTGCTGCTCTCCAACACTTCACACAATCGGTGGAGCTCCGACAGCTGGAGGGAGAACTCCTGCCCAAACACACCCCGGCCCGACTGCTGGACTGCAAGGACGGTCTGGGGCTCGTGCTGGAGAAGAAACACCTGCAGGCCACCGAGGACAGAATCAGGCAGATTCTGGAGGAGCAGGTTATCCAGCTGTCCTCAGGTCAGTGTGATGAGAAATGGACACGCTTCCTCGGGAGTCTACAGAAGCAGAGCTCTCCCGGCGTCAGCATCACGACCGCAGACACACAGATCACCATCTGCGGATTCTCCAATGCCGTCGCTGAGGCTGCAGGAAAGGTAAAGCGTTACCTGGAGCAGCGGGAGCCCACAACCGAGAGCGTCCTGCTGAGATCTGAGCGAGAGGCTGAGTTTGTGGAGGCCTGTCTGCGTCTGTCTGAACTCCCAGAGCTCCAGAGCCTCAGCGCCACAGTCCTCGTCCACAGAACAGCAGACGGTCCTCGCCTTAAGGTGACGGCGGACAAACAGCACATCCAGGAGGCTGTCGAAGTCGTGCAGAAGCAGCTGGCGGCCATTATTGTAGAGAAACACGAGTATGGCAGAGCAGGAGAAGCAAAGATTCTGGAAAAACACCGGGTCGCTGTGAGGACGAAGGCACAGGAAAGACGCTGTGGATTGTTCTTATCACAGAAACCCCCAGCGGCCTCGGCACCGCCACTGAGCTTCACACACAGAATAGGCAAACGCATGAGTCTGAGCATCACTGAAGGAGCCCTGCAGCACCTCGCGGCCGACGCCTTTCTCTGCCCGCTGGACAGCAAGCTGGGCTTCAGTGACCCCGTCGCTCAGGCTGTTCTCCGCTTCAGGGGTGAATCCATCGCAGACACGTGTGGAACTCAGAAAAGTCCTCAGCCTGGAGACGTGCTGCTCGGCTCCGCAGGGAGACTCGGTGTCGGGATGCTGCTGTTGGCTGTGCTGCCGCAAAAGGGTCAGCCTCAGGACTCTCAGCGGCTTCAGTCCGCCGTCTGCAACAGTCTGCGGAAAGCAGAGGAACACTCCTGCTCCTCCATCGCCCTTCCGCCAGTCGGCTGTGGAACCTTTGGGTTTTCTGTCACAGAAAGCTGCATGGCGATCCGAGCCGCGGTTCTGCAGATCTCTCAGAGTCCCCTGAAAAACCTTAGAAACGTCACTATAGTGGCTCCAGACCAGAGGATGCTGGAGGAGTTCAACACACGGATCCAGGAGCTG GGATTTCCTCTACAGCCTGTGAAGCGTAGACGCGGATCAGACAGGAGAG TGCTGATCAATGGTGTGCCGATACTCCTCAAGAAGGGCGACATCACCAAAGAGGCGGCGGATGTTATAGTGAACTCGACCAACAAGACTCTAGATCTGAACACAG GTGTTTCTGGAGCCATCCTCAAAGCTGCTGGGAGATCAGTTGTTGACGAGTGTAAAAAGCGAG ctcctCTACCGGCAGGTGGTGTGCTCCTGACCTCTGCTGGAGATCTTCAGTGCCGCAGCATTGCTCAGATGGTTGGACCGGAGAACATCACAGACATCACACACTCTCTGGGGAAAATCCTGAACCTCTGTGAGGAGAAACAGGCCACGAGTCTCGCTATTCCTGCTATCGGAACAG GGCGCGGAGGCTTCAGCCCCAGAGACTCGATGCGGGCGATGCTGACGGCGCTGCAGACACACCTGACGGAGCCCAACTCCTCCACCCTCAGCAGAATCACTGTGCTGGCCCTGCAGCAGGACACCTTCCAGGCCTTTCGCCACTGCTTTAAAGAGTGGAACCAG CCCACACACGGCAAGATGCCCGAGAATCAAG TCAAAATCAGAAATACCACAATCGAGGTGAGGAAGGGCAGCATCACGACTGAAAGCGTGCGAGGAATCGTCAACACCACCAACAGAGACATGAGTCGGAGAGGAG GTGTTTCAGGTGCCATATTTAAAGCAGCAGGAGCGTCTGTGGAGCAGGAGTGTCGAAAACACG gccCTCTGCAGGGTGATGACGCCGCAGTGACTGCCGCTGGACTCCTGCACTGTGACCTGATCCTCCACATGCTCGGCCCACACTCTGCCGCAGAGAGCCGGACACGCGTGAGGAAGGTTCTGGAGCGCTGCGAGGAGAAGCAGATCACCACCGTCTCCTTTCCGGCCATTGGCACTG gaGGTGGAGGTGTTCAGCCTGTAGATGCGGCCACTGCGATGCTGCAGGGCTTTGCGGATCACCTGACTAAAAGCACCTCATCGGTGGTCAAGCTCATCTACATCGTGATCGACCGCGACAACATCTTGCAGGAGTTCCTGAATGGCCTTAAAACCTGGAGAGCAAACACAGAG acCAGCAGAGATGAAGACAATGAAGATGAAGAGGACTGCAGCTCCTCATCTGATCCAGAAGCTGACG AGGCAGTGGAGGTGTTTCTGGGCCCGCTGACCATCAGGGTGTCCTGTGGAGACATCACCAAGGTGAAGGTGGAGGCCGTGGTCAACAGCACCAACACAAGCCTCAACCTCAGCTCAG GTGTCTCAGGTGCGATTCTCAAAGCATCTGGACCAACAGTGGTCAAGGAGTGTAAAGCCAAAG CGCCTCAGCCTGAGGACGGTGTGGTCCTGACCAGAGCTGGAAACCTGACCAACTGCACACACATCGTCCACATGGTTGGACAGACCAGCAGGACGGGCATCCGCAGCTCCATGGCTAAAGTGCTGAAGACCTGTGAGGAGAACCACATCCGGTCGGTCTCGTTCCCGGCTCTGGGAACAG GAGCTGGACATCTGCCCGCAGCCGCAGTCGCTGACGCAATGACCACAGCTCTGGCTGACTTCGTGAAGGACTCGCCCAAACATCTGAACCGTGTCCACATCGTGATCTTCCAGCCGAAACTGCTGCCCGACTTCCAGAAGGCCGTGAGGAGCTGCAGGAGGATGATGGTGTCAG CAGGTCAGGTCAAGGTCAAACCGCTGCCGGCTCTGTGTCTAGCGAGGGAATCGGCTGCGGTGTCGTTCCCTGTGATGGAGATGGAGGTGTACGGGACGTCCAGAACACAGCTGGCGGAGGTGAAGAGTCTGCTGGATGACCTGCTGTCGGAGGAGAGCGAGAGCAAAGATCTTCAGTCCAGACACATCGCAGACCTGACGGAGAGTGACGCCGAGGCCGTGGTGAAGCTGAGCCGGGCCGGGCAGGTCAGAGTGCAGATGGAGAGTCTGGAGCAGCTGACGGTGTCGGGCAGGAGGGAGGAGGTGCTGGAGGCCGCGCTGAAGATCAGCCTGCTGCTGCAGGAGGCGCAGGAGCGGGCGGCGCGCGGGGCGGCGGTGCAGCGGCTGCGGGACATTCTGAGCTGGGAGAAGCTCACAGGAGAACGCTGGACGCCGCTGGATCCCTCCGTCAGCTACGACATGGAGCTGGCCTTCCACCGCCAGCAGAAGAGCTTCCAGTTCCAGCAGGACGGAGAGATGTTCACGGTGGACTTCAGCTGCATGGAGCTCCGCTGCAGCGCACAGGAGACCACCAGGGTCAGGAGGAGTCTGCGGGGGGACTCGGACACGG CCATCATTCATCCTCCTCCAACATGGAGCAAAATGGACGGGCGTGATTGGGCAGTGGTCACCCTGCAGAGCCATTCAGAGGAATATCAGAGGATAGAGGCAGAGTTCGTGCGGTCCAGCAAGCACCCCGGCGTGCGTCCTGTACAGGTGCAGCAG attgaCAGGGTTCAGAGTCAGTCTCAGTGGCAGAGATACAGCGTGCTGAAGCAGGCCGTGGATAAGAAATACCCCACCCAGAGCAACGAGCGTCTGCTTTACCACGGCACCACCAGAGAGATCAGCCACAAGATCAACAAGAACGGCTTCAACCGCAGCTTCTGCGGGAGGAACG cTGTGGCTCACGGGGACGGCACATACTTCGCCCGGGACGCCTGGTACTCATGTCAGGACCAGTACTCGAGTGTGGACGGGTCGGGGCTGCGGTGTGTGTATCGGGCACGGGTGGTGACGGGTGCGATGTGTAAGAGCCGCGCGGGCATGAAGGAGCCAGAGCCGCTGGACGCCACAGACCCGCAGGCCGGACTCCACGACTGCGCCGTCGACAGCCTGCAGAAACCCTTCATATTCGTGGTGTTCTGCGACGCCGGAGCCTATCCTGAATACCTCATCACATTCAAGTCCATATAG
- the parp14rs3 gene encoding protein mono-ADP-ribosyltransferase PARP14 isoform X5, with protein MYIEQFTEHFELARHGNNSWILKLYSQSDLEEIVSRDEHQFGLSVAVHSVSDRAEAWDPRRFILSGFDGTTECDLISVFIGSCSRTTTHCWEPLDEGRVVVSFRQDIDVNSFMKKCTSKQLQGRDIGVTRMERTDSVLLRGDLEPLSEDILTLYFNNKKRSGGGETQAFIWINRRNSAVLTFTNADDAYAVVEQKHSVSGTDVQAYLFYSSLQKALTGEKPNLTEISTKLKIPVSEDLLRFWESDERNRKQLESKAERLQAKVLMDSRAAAGEITLEMNISVNTLAALHIAPYWKTRTSRGIEAILSRFDTAELSVETEVWRRAEDACRRCKTADTALSYSENRSAVAIAGEKDQVRILSEQIRLLVENAAAELEQERNTVQIRLDNRETFELICEHLRGDLPQVDLSYDEEQQAVSLRGLKESVDSAQTLIRQAQQSFITHRIMLSAALQHFTQSVELRQLEGELLPKHTPARLLDCKDGLGLVLEKKHLQATEDRIRQILEEQVIQLSSGQCDEKWTRFLGSLQKQSSPGVSITTADTQITICGFSNAVAEAAGKVKRYLEQREPTTESVLLRSEREAEFVEACLRLSELPELQSLSATVLVHRTADGPRLKVTADKQHIQEAVEVVQKQLAAIIVEKHEYGRAGEAKILEKHRVAVRTKAQERRCGLFLSQKPPAASAPPLSFTHRIGKRMSLSITEGALQHLAADAFLCPLDSKLGFSDPVAQAVLRFRGESIADTCGTQKSPQPGDVLLGSAGRLGVGMLLLAVLPQKGQPQDSQRLQSAVCNSLRKAEEHSCSSIALPPVGCGTFGFSVTESCMAIRAAVLQISQSPLKNLRNVTIVAPDQRMLEEFNTRIQELGFPLQPVKRRRGSDRRVLINGVPILLKKGDITKEAADVIVNSTNKTLDLNTGVSGAILKAAGRSVVDECKKRAPLPAGGVLLTSAGDLQCRSIAQMVGPENITDITHSLGKILNLCEEKQATSLAIPAIGTGRGGFSPRDSMRAMLTALQTHLTEPNSSTLSRITVLALQQDTFQAFRHCFKEWNQPTHGKMPENQVKIRNTTIEVRKGSITTESVRGIVNTTNRDMSRRGGVSGAIFKAAGASVEQECRKHGPLQGDDAAVTAAGLLHCDLILHMLGPHSAAESRTRVRKVLERCEEKQITTVSFPAIGTGGGGVQPVDAATAMLQGFADHLTKSTSSVVKLIYIVIDRDNILQEFLNGLKTWRANTETSRDEDNEDEEDCSSSSDPEADAEAVEVFLGPLTIRVSCGDITKVKVEAVVNSTNTSLNLSSGVSGAILKASGPTVVKECKAKAPQPEDGVVLTRAGNLTNCTHIVHMVGQTSRTGIRSSMAKVLKTCEENHIRSVSFPALGTGAGHLPAAAVADAMTTALADFVKDSPKHLNRVHIVIFQPKLLPDFQKAVRSCRRMMVSAGQVKVKPLPALCLARESAAVSFPVMEMEVYGTSRTQLAEVKSLLDDLLSEESESKDLQSRHIADLTESDAEAVVKLSRAGQVRVQMESLEQLTVSGRREEVLEAALKISLLLQEAQERAARGAAVQRLRDILSWEKLTGERWTPLDPSVSYDMELAFHRQQKSFQFQQDGEMFTVDFSCMELRCSAQETTRVRRSLRGDSDTAIIHPPPTWSKMDGRDWAVVTLQSHSEEYQRIEAEFVRSSKHPGVRPVQVQQIDRVQSQSQWQRYSVLKQAVDKKYPTQSNERLLYHGTTREISHKINKNGFNRSFCGRNAVAHGDGTYFARDAWYSCQDQYSSVDGSGLRCVYRARVVTGAMCKSRAGMKEPEPLDATDPQAGLHDCAVDSLQKPFIFVVFCDAGAYPEYLITFKSI; from the exons ATGTATATTGAGCAGTTTACAGAACACTTCGAGCTCGCCAGACACGGAAACAACAGCTGGATCCTCAAGCTCTACAGTCAGTCAG ATCTGGAGGAGATTGTGTCCCGGGATGAGCACCAGTTTGGTCTATCTGTAGCCGTGCACAGCGTATCTGACCGGGCCGAGGCCTGGGACCCGCGCCGCTTCATCCTGAGCGGGTTTGACGGCACCACCGAATGTGACCTGATCTCAGTGTTCATCGGCAGCTGCAGCAGAACCACCACACACTGCTGGGAGCCGCTGGATGAGGGCCGGGTCGTGGTCAGCTTCAGGCAGGACATTG ATGTGAACTCATTCATGAAGAAATGCACATCGAAGCAGCTCCAAGGGCGAGACATCGGGGTGACGCGGATGGAGCGGACTGATTCGGTCCTGCTTCGTGGAGATCTGGAGCCGCTCAGCGAAGACATTCTCACACTTTACTTTAACAACAAGAAGAGGAGCGGCGGAGGAGAAACGCAAGCCTTCATCTGGATCAACAGGAGGAACAGCGCCGTCCTCACCTTCACTAACGCTGACG ATGCGTATGCAGTGGTGGAACAAAAGCACAGTGTTAGCGGCACAGATGTTCAGGCTTACCTGTTCTACTCGAGTCTGCAAAAGGCTTTAACTGGAGAAAAACCGAATCTGACGGAGATCAGCACGAAGCTGAAGATTCCTGTCAGCGAAGACCTGCTGCGCTTCTGGGAGAGTGACGAGCGCAATCGCAAACAGCTGGAGAGCAAAGCGGAGCGGCTGCAGGCTAAAGTGCTGATGGACAGCAGAGCGGCGGCCGGAGAGATAACTCTGGAGATGAACATTAGTGTAAACACACTGGCGGCTCTGCACATCGCCCCCTACTGGAAGACCCGCACCTCCAGGGGAATAGAAGCCATCCTGAGTCGATTTGACACCGCGGAGCTGAGCGTGGAGACGGAGGTCTGGAGGAGAGCAGAGGATGCCTGCCGCCGCTGCAAGACAGCCGATACGGCACTCTCATACAGTGAAAACCGGTCTGCAGTCGCCATCGCTGGAGAAAAAGACCAGGTCAGGATCCTCTCAGAGCAGATCCGGCTGCTGGTGGAGAACGCAGCCGCAGAGCTGGAGCAGGAGAGAAACACGGTGCAGATCCGGCTGGACAACAGAGAGACGTTTGAGCTCATCTGCGAGCACCTGCGGGGGGATCTGCCACAGGTGGATCTGTCCTATGATGAGGAGCAGCAGGCGGTTTCCCTCCGAGGACTGAAGGAGAGCGTGGATTCAGCACAGACGCTCATCAGACAGGCTCAGCAGAGCTTCATCACGCACCGGATCATGCTTTCTGCTGCTCTCCAACACTTCACACAATCGGTGGAGCTCCGACAGCTGGAGGGAGAACTCCTGCCCAAACACACCCCGGCCCGACTGCTGGACTGCAAGGACGGTCTGGGGCTCGTGCTGGAGAAGAAACACCTGCAGGCCACCGAGGACAGAATCAGGCAGATTCTGGAGGAGCAGGTTATCCAGCTGTCCTCAGGTCAGTGTGATGAGAAATGGACACGCTTCCTCGGGAGTCTACAGAAGCAGAGCTCTCCCGGCGTCAGCATCACGACCGCAGACACACAGATCACCATCTGCGGATTCTCCAATGCCGTCGCTGAGGCTGCAGGAAAGGTAAAGCGTTACCTGGAGCAGCGGGAGCCCACAACCGAGAGCGTCCTGCTGAGATCTGAGCGAGAGGCTGAGTTTGTGGAGGCCTGTCTGCGTCTGTCTGAACTCCCAGAGCTCCAGAGCCTCAGCGCCACAGTCCTCGTCCACAGAACAGCAGACGGTCCTCGCCTTAAGGTGACGGCGGACAAACAGCACATCCAGGAGGCTGTCGAAGTCGTGCAGAAGCAGCTGGCGGCCATTATTGTAGAGAAACACGAGTATGGCAGAGCAGGAGAAGCAAAGATTCTGGAAAAACACCGGGTCGCTGTGAGGACGAAGGCACAGGAAAGACGCTGTGGATTGTTCTTATCACAGAAACCCCCAGCGGCCTCGGCACCGCCACTGAGCTTCACACACAGAATAGGCAAACGCATGAGTCTGAGCATCACTGAAGGAGCCCTGCAGCACCTCGCGGCCGACGCCTTTCTCTGCCCGCTGGACAGCAAGCTGGGCTTCAGTGACCCCGTCGCTCAGGCTGTTCTCCGCTTCAGGGGTGAATCCATCGCAGACACGTGTGGAACTCAGAAAAGTCCTCAGCCTGGAGACGTGCTGCTCGGCTCCGCAGGGAGACTCGGTGTCGGGATGCTGCTGTTGGCTGTGCTGCCGCAAAAGGGTCAGCCTCAGGACTCTCAGCGGCTTCAGTCCGCCGTCTGCAACAGTCTGCGGAAAGCAGAGGAACACTCCTGCTCCTCCATCGCCCTTCCGCCAGTCGGCTGTGGAACCTTTGGGTTTTCTGTCACAGAAAGCTGCATGGCGATCCGAGCCGCGGTTCTGCAGATCTCTCAGAGTCCCCTGAAAAACCTTAGAAACGTCACTATAGTGGCTCCAGACCAGAGGATGCTGGAGGAGTTCAACACACGGATCCAGGAGCTG GGATTTCCTCTACAGCCTGTGAAGCGTAGACGCGGATCAGACAGGAGAG TGCTGATCAATGGTGTGCCGATACTCCTCAAGAAGGGCGACATCACCAAAGAGGCGGCGGATGTTATAGTGAACTCGACCAACAAGACTCTAGATCTGAACACAG GTGTTTCTGGAGCCATCCTCAAAGCTGCTGGGAGATCAGTTGTTGACGAGTGTAAAAAGCGAG ctcctCTACCGGCAGGTGGTGTGCTCCTGACCTCTGCTGGAGATCTTCAGTGCCGCAGCATTGCTCAGATGGTTGGACCGGAGAACATCACAGACATCACACACTCTCTGGGGAAAATCCTGAACCTCTGTGAGGAGAAACAGGCCACGAGTCTCGCTATTCCTGCTATCGGAACAG GGCGCGGAGGCTTCAGCCCCAGAGACTCGATGCGGGCGATGCTGACGGCGCTGCAGACACACCTGACGGAGCCCAACTCCTCCACCCTCAGCAGAATCACTGTGCTGGCCCTGCAGCAGGACACCTTCCAGGCCTTTCGCCACTGCTTTAAAGAGTGGAACCAG CCCACACACGGCAAGATGCCCGAGAATCAAG TCAAAATCAGAAATACCACAATCGAGGTGAGGAAGGGCAGCATCACGACTGAAAGCGTGCGAGGAATCGTCAACACCACCAACAGAGACATGAGTCGGAGAGGAG GTGTTTCAGGTGCCATATTTAAAGCAGCAGGAGCGTCTGTGGAGCAGGAGTGTCGAAAACACG gccCTCTGCAGGGTGATGACGCCGCAGTGACTGCCGCTGGACTCCTGCACTGTGACCTGATCCTCCACATGCTCGGCCCACACTCTGCCGCAGAGAGCCGGACACGCGTGAGGAAGGTTCTGGAGCGCTGCGAGGAGAAGCAGATCACCACCGTCTCCTTTCCGGCCATTGGCACTG gaGGTGGAGGTGTTCAGCCTGTAGATGCGGCCACTGCGATGCTGCAGGGCTTTGCGGATCACCTGACTAAAAGCACCTCATCGGTGGTCAAGCTCATCTACATCGTGATCGACCGCGACAACATCTTGCAGGAGTTCCTGAATGGCCTTAAAACCTGGAGAGCAAACACAGAG acCAGCAGAGATGAAGACAATGAAGATGAAGAGGACTGCAGCTCCTCATCTGATCCAGAAGCTGACG CAGAGGCAGTGGAGGTGTTTCTGGGCCCGCTGACCATCAGGGTGTCCTGTGGAGACATCACCAAGGTGAAGGTGGAGGCCGTGGTCAACAGCACCAACACAAGCCTCAACCTCAGCTCAG GTGTCTCAGGTGCGATTCTCAAAGCATCTGGACCAACAGTGGTCAAGGAGTGTAAAGCCAAAG CGCCTCAGCCTGAGGACGGTGTGGTCCTGACCAGAGCTGGAAACCTGACCAACTGCACACACATCGTCCACATGGTTGGACAGACCAGCAGGACGGGCATCCGCAGCTCCATGGCTAAAGTGCTGAAGACCTGTGAGGAGAACCACATCCGGTCGGTCTCGTTCCCGGCTCTGGGAACAG GAGCTGGACATCTGCCCGCAGCCGCAGTCGCTGACGCAATGACCACAGCTCTGGCTGACTTCGTGAAGGACTCGCCCAAACATCTGAACCGTGTCCACATCGTGATCTTCCAGCCGAAACTGCTGCCCGACTTCCAGAAGGCCGTGAGGAGCTGCAGGAGGATGATGGTGTCAG CAGGTCAGGTCAAGGTCAAACCGCTGCCGGCTCTGTGTCTAGCGAGGGAATCGGCTGCGGTGTCGTTCCCTGTGATGGAGATGGAGGTGTACGGGACGTCCAGAACACAGCTGGCGGAGGTGAAGAGTCTGCTGGATGACCTGCTGTCGGAGGAGAGCGAGAGCAAAGATCTTCAGTCCAGACACATCGCAGACCTGACGGAGAGTGACGCCGAGGCCGTGGTGAAGCTGAGCCGGGCCGGGCAGGTCAGAGTGCAGATGGAGAGTCTGGAGCAGCTGACGGTGTCGGGCAGGAGGGAGGAGGTGCTGGAGGCCGCGCTGAAGATCAGCCTGCTGCTGCAGGAGGCGCAGGAGCGGGCGGCGCGCGGGGCGGCGGTGCAGCGGCTGCGGGACATTCTGAGCTGGGAGAAGCTCACAGGAGAACGCTGGACGCCGCTGGATCCCTCCGTCAGCTACGACATGGAGCTGGCCTTCCACCGCCAGCAGAAGAGCTTCCAGTTCCAGCAGGACGGAGAGATGTTCACGGTGGACTTCAGCTGCATGGAGCTCCGCTGCAGCGCACAGGAGACCACCAGGGTCAGGAGGAGTCTGCGGGGGGACTCGGACACGG CCATCATTCATCCTCCTCCAACATGGAGCAAAATGGACGGGCGTGATTGGGCAGTGGTCACCCTGCAGAGCCATTCAGAGGAATATCAGAGGATAGAGGCAGAGTTCGTGCGGTCCAGCAAGCACCCCGGCGTGCGTCCTGTACAGGTGCAGCAG attgaCAGGGTTCAGAGTCAGTCTCAGTGGCAGAGATACAGCGTGCTGAAGCAGGCCGTGGATAAGAAATACCCCACCCAGAGCAACGAGCGTCTGCTTTACCACGGCACCACCAGAGAGATCAGCCACAAGATCAACAAGAACGGCTTCAACCGCAGCTTCTGCGGGAGGAACG cTGTGGCTCACGGGGACGGCACATACTTCGCCCGGGACGCCTGGTACTCATGTCAGGACCAGTACTCGAGTGTGGACGGGTCGGGGCTGCGGTGTGTGTATCGGGCACGGGTGGTGACGGGTGCGATGTGTAAGAGCCGCGCGGGCATGAAGGAGCCAGAGCCGCTGGACGCCACAGACCCGCAGGCCGGACTCCACGACTGCGCCGTCGACAGCCTGCAGAAACCCTTCATATTCGTGGTGTTCTGCGACGCCGGAGCCTATCCTGAATACCTCATCACATTCAAGTCCATATAG